The Tenrec ecaudatus isolate mTenEca1 chromosome 4, mTenEca1.hap1, whole genome shotgun sequence region GTCCAAAGGGGTCTGTATTCGTCTGATTTCTGGTCCGTATGTCTACGGGTTTCTTAGTGGCTTTATGGAAACGATGTGGACCTACCGCTTGACCTTCTGCGGCTCCAACATCATTAACCACTTCTATTGTGCTGACCCGCCCCTCATTCGACTCTCCTGCTCCGACACTTTCATTAAGGAAACCTCCATGTTTGTGGTAGCAGGTTTTAACCTCTCCAACTCCCTCCTGATAATCCTCATTTCCTATATCTTCATTCTCATCGCCATCTTGAGGATGCGCTCCGCCGAAGGCAGGCGCAAGGCTTTTTCCACCTGTGGGTCCCACCTGGTGGCGGTGACAGTATTTTATGGGACCCTTTTCTGCATGTACGTTAGACCTCCCACAGACAAGTCGGTGGAGCAGTCCAAAATCATTGCTGTTTTCTATACCTTTGTAAGCCCGATGTTGAACCCCATTATTTACAGCCTGAGGAACAAGGATGTAAAGGAAGCTTTCCGAAAACTGATCAGAAGAAATGTGCTTTCAAAGTAAAATTGTTGTAAATCAAATAAACGGTCTCCCACTCCcatcccccaacccacccccaaagAACCGGATCCACATTTCACAGCATTTATGGTAACGCCCATTCTGAATCCACCATTGGAAGTTCTAACAGAGCTTCAGCATAAAGGACACAGACACGGAAGAGACATAGCTTTACACGCGAGGGCTGAGGGCctgtgtgggagggaggaggtaaTAATATTTGTCCTGCAGTTGCCATATAAAACAATACATGTTCTCACAGGAAAGCCTTTGAATTCTTTGGAagacaataaaatttttttttaagttttaaaatgtttttatttttccttcttcccttGTGATGTCTTAATCTCACTTCCCAAAGTTTACCTCTATTAACagggtttttttggtcattgtttatTTTCTAGAATGTTACATAGATATACAAACTGTTTGTATATCCGTATCTACACAAAATTGTTGATGCACATGTTGATAGCAATGCGTTGAATTGCAGTGGTTTCGGATTTGATAGCATTTGCTATGCAGGGTCTTCTGACCATGATTTAGAAAAATGTGAGCATGACTGCTCATGAGACTTGCTATCATCTGTACCAAAAGAAGCTCTTAGTAACAAGCCTGTCATCCAAGTAGTTCTTCCCAGG contains the following coding sequences:
- the LOC142446380 gene encoding olfactory receptor 5M5; amino-acid sequence: MARGNYTLVTEFILLGLTDRPELQPILFVLFLVIYLITVGGNLGMMVLIRIDSRLHTPMYFFLASLSCLDLCYSTNVTPKMLVNFLSEKKTISYAACLVQCYFFIAMVITEYYMLAVMAYDRYVAICNPLLYSSKMSKGVCIRLISGPYVYGFLSGFMETMWTYRLTFCGSNIINHFYCADPPLIRLSCSDTFIKETSMFVVAGFNLSNSLLIILISYIFILIAILRMRSAEGRRKAFSTCGSHLVAVTVFYGTLFCMYVRPPTDKSVEQSKIIAVFYTFVSPMLNPIIYSLRNKDVKEAFRKLIRRNVLSK